TCAGAGGCACAGCCTAGTGCCGGAGGAGGACTTGACGAAGGAGAGAAGCAACATTGCAATGGAGATTGTGGGTTGGAGAATGCAAGATTTCCTGAGCATGTGTATTGGGACTTCAAGATAAACTTCCTAGGAGAAAAAGATACTGTCCCTGTTCACTTTTGTCACCACTGTGGATTTCCCATCAGAATTTATGGACGCATGATACCCTGCCTACATGTCTTCTGCTATGACTGTGCCGCTTTGCATGGGGAAAAGGGAGATAAGAAGTGCCCGAGCTGTAGTGAACCAGTGCAGCAAGTCGAGCATTATACCCGAGATTCTTTCCAGACGTAGCAGCATGCAAGTAACCCAGTCTGCGCTGCTGCCTGTAGCCCCGAAAGCCAGTGTAATACAAATCCTTCTGCCCTGAACATAGTGGCCAACTGGTAAATGCCCCCTCCACACCACTCTAACCCTAACGCTTTCCCAAGGCTCGTGAATCCAAGCTGTAGTTTCATTCTTCCTCTTTTTGTTGCCAAGGTGAGTCCTACTCCCAAGTGGTGTCCTCTCCACCTTGAAGAACACAGAGTTTGGCTTCTCATTCTCCGCTCTCAGGGCCACATCCTCAGAACAAGATCGAAACGTCTTTGCTGCCATTGAAGTAACTCTAACTGAGGAGGCTACAGGAATGACAGACAGCAGCACCATCTGTAGACTGATAGAAGTCTATTACACTAAACTACAAGATACAGACTCCCTCTAGCTGTCCGAGCTGCACGCTTCTGTCATAGAACAGTCATTGCCGTGGCTGCAAGACACTCTGGGatcttaaatcttttttttttttttaatcctgtcttCAAAGCACATAGCTGCAGACAAGTGGTTCGGACTACAGCTGTTGTTCTAAGCCCCTTTGCCTTTAGTGCGGCAAACTGCTGCAAAGACGTTAGCTTCTAGTATAAACTAAAAACAGACTCCGTACTTTGAGTAATGCTGCTGTTCAAAGGGACATGGTTGGGTTAAAAAATCCTACTAGTAAAGACTTTTAAGATTATGATtaagattattaaaactgaaagaatggCATCTTTGCCTTCGTGTCTTGTGTACTCCTAGTTCGCTGACGTTGCCTAGTCTTGTTTTGATTTCTAGtctttcactttcaggttcttatGCAATGTCACAGTGTTGGGATTGCAAGTGCTGCAGGGTAACAATCTCTTCTTCAAGCCATTTCCCCCTGGATTTAAGTGTTCACAAACATTTCTCTTGGTCCTGGATTTTAGAACTTGTCTTATATAAATGTagcccctctgccccctttccccccgaTGTTTGACATACAATGGTTGGTTTCACGTGCAGTGTGTTCTGTCAGTCAGTGTGTAATTTGGATTGGAAATTGCCATAATCTCTGCAAAGAATGAGACTTAATTGCGCTCTTCTGAGCGCCCGGCATCTTCCAGTATAGATGTTCTACTTCACTCAGCAGTTGGGCTTCCCTTTTGTAATTGATTCACGCAGCTCAATAGCAATATAGAGAGGAGACCTATATTCCCCTCACTCTTGCTGCTAGCTGATATGGTAAGGAGAGCATTACAACTGGAACACTTTTTAATTTCTCACTGATGCTGAAAAGTGCCCCCAATACAGATCCCAAGGGCTCTGCTTTTTGTCTGCCAGCCCACGGATCTTCGGCTGTCCAGGTTTCTCTGAAACGCCTGAAATTAGTATAATATTCTCAAgcacctgccccactccccagaaATCCCctgtatgccaacattttttaaatgtagtttttatATTCAACCTGGGATCCCTACAGTGTATGTATCCTATTGAGTTGAACGAATCATACCATCACACAGAAAATCTTTTCTTGAGTTTGTTTCTGGCAGGCAGTAGAGGGCTGAGCTCTGctgtggtggggggcaggatcACGAATTTTCATAGTGTTTTAGGTGCCAGGTTCTGTTTGTTAACCCCTGCCACTCATGAGAGCATCTAGTCTTGAAATCGTGCACCGTTCTTCTTCCTTTTATATAGAAGCCCTGAAAGTCAGCTGGCTCAGTCCAGAAAGCAAGTGGCCAAGAAAAGCACGTCCTTCCGTCCTGGCTCTGTGGGGTCTGGACACTCTTCGCCTGTTTCTCCTGTCCTAAGTGAAACTCCTCCCATGGGGAAAGCTGCAGTGAACCAGCAATATCGGTAAGCAAGCTCTAGTCTGGTTTCCCTTTAAGATGCATGCTGCAGAATCCCTAGGCTCATGCATATTTTACATGAGAATGTgtgctgtttgtacagcgcctagcacgttAGATTctggtccatgaccagggctcTTAAGTGCTGTGGTATTACTAATAATGAAAAGACCTGTTCTCTCTTTACGATGGTGCAGGTGTGCTAGCCAGCTCCCAGTATAGAGTTGAAAATCTTGTCCCTCCTTAGCCGCCGTAGGGTCATCCCCCTGTTCCCTGTGGCTTTTTGCTCCGTGTAGTCAGTGGTGCTTCCCTAGGGAGCCTATCTTACGGTGTCTCTGAGGAGGGCTTCATGTGCCAAATCAAGCTGTTAGTGTTGCTTTTCTCCAGGGGGGAGGATCCTTAGTGTATCTTCTTCgctgtctttctctctccagtGGAAGCTATTCCAGTGGCCAGCCAGGCAGCAGTGCGGTGCAGCCATTCCACGGCATGATGGATCGGGTGCCCAATGAGCCCTCATACCGGGCCCCGATGGAGAAGCTCTTTTACCTGCCCCACGTCTGCAGCTACACCTGCCTGTCGCGGGTCCGCCCCATCCGGAGCGACCAGTACCGCAGCAAGAACCCCCTTCTCATCCCGCTTCTCTACGACTTCCGGCGCATGACTGCCCGCCGCCGCGTCAACCGCAAGATGGGCTTCCACGTCATCTACAAGACGCCCTGCGGGCTGTGCCTGCGCACCATGCAGGAGATTGAGCGCTATATCTTTGAGACGGACTGTGACTTCCTCTTCCTGGAGATGTTCTGCCTAGACCCCTATGTGCTGGTGGACCGCAAGTTCCAGCCCTACAAGCCCTTCTACTACATTGCAGACATCACCAAAGGCAAGGAGGACGTGCCGCTGTCCTGCGTCAATGAGATAGACACTACCCCTCCTCCACAGGTGGCTTATAGCAAGGAGCGCATCCCGGGGAAAGGAGTCTATATCAACACCGGCTGGGAGTTCCTCGTGGGCTGCGACTGTAAAGACGGCTGCCGAGACAAGTAGGTGACTCTGTGCAGTTCCTCACGTCTCTGGGCGACACGTTGAGGAAAGGCTCTGCAAATAGGCCTTGCTGCATGGCCTGAATGTTACCAGCTCCTGGCTCGGTTGCACGTAGTATGTGGGGGGTGGTAAGGAAGCAAATCTCAGAGGCCAGGGCTCCCCGTGGAGAACACTGTCCCCAATTCTGGGGTACTTGGCTTGAGCCTCCCAACTCACTGCCGCAGCAGAGGGAATGCTTTATAATAAAAGTGTGTCAGGAGCACTGCTCTCGTAAGGTTGAGACTTAAGTTACCGTTTCTCAGCCGATTCCCAAGTATTCTAAAATCCACCTATTCCGATTGTCTCAAAAATCGTTTCCCCTGGTGCGGATGCAGGTTAGGGTTGGTGGCCCCCGCTGATGGAGTGTGGGGTTCCCACAATAGCATTTTGCTTGTTCTAATTTCTTTTGCACGTACCAAGGTCTCAGATTATGGCGCAGATCCCACTGCCTCAGGATTGCTCTGGGCTAGTGTCCTGCCACCGCTGCTCCTTCGGGGAAGCAATGTTAAATGTTTGGGGTAAAAGTTGGCTCTGCAGTGTGGCTCAAGTCATCTGAGCCTGTGCAGCAGGACAGGGGCTCTGTTGCAAGCCAATGTTTGAAGGTAACCTGCCATCAGAGTAAgtttttggggtgtgggggggctcaaAGTGACCTGCTGTAGCACTGTATAGCGAGAGTCCCAAATGTTCATACCCCGTCACTTGTATGTGACTTGAAAGGTGTGACTTCTCTTGTAAAATAAATCTTTGGGGGGGCTTTGTGACTTCAGATCTAAATGTGCCTGCCACCAGCTGACAGTCCAAGCAACAGGCTGCACCCCCGGTGGGCAGATCAACCCCAATTCTGGCTACCAGCACAAGAGGCTGGAGGAATGCCTCCCGACAGGGTGAGTAGAGTGGCACTGTGCTTTTGTTAAGCTGGATTTCTGAGACCAATATGGTCAATCTGACACCATATTGGAGAGCTAGTCGTACACACTGGAACTCCTGGGTTGTATTCCTGGCGCTTTCGCTAACTCCTGGCATTTGACAATACATGTCTGACTCTCGTCACTGTAGTTACCGAATACCTCACTATTTTAATGTAGTTAttctcaacaaaaaaaaaaaccccaaccccacaAATAGGGCATtacattattcctattttatagacggggaaactgaggcacagacttaAGTAACTTGCACctagtcacacaggaagtctgtgatgaAACAGGgaattgaagctgggtctcctgagtcccagtgtcATAACCAGTGCACCATCCTGCCTCTAAGAAACTTCCCCACTTGCCAGGTGGGGGTAGTGCAATTCTTCCTTTCATGTGTTCTTGCAAAATGAAATTagctgtaaagcactttgagcacCTCTGATGATTTGACTGTTCAAGTCCAAGATATTGCTAAGGCTCCATGGCAAATTGGTCCTAGACATGGCACCAGGGAGGGGTTCAGCTTCTGTGGCACTCAAATGCAGCCGGCTGGATGTTCTGTGACCGCTTCAGATTCACTGCAGAACTGAAATGTTGCTGAACGTGGTGAATGCAATCAGTGGGAGCCGTctgtcacattgcttaatgctcTAATGGAAGGCACTCAGGTACTGTAGAAGACTTGCTAAATTATAGTGGACCGACTGGTCAACTGCAGTTAACGTTTATTTTTATAGTAATGCTGTCCCTGAATTTTCAATGTactgctgatttatttatttattcatattagTAACACAAATGCAttggagaaagcaggggccttcTGCACCAAAGTAATTATGCATTATTTCATTCTACAGCGATCCAGCCTTACTACATGGGGTGTGTCAAATCCCCCAGTACGTCACTAGAAATCACTCACATCTTATGGCAAGCGATTTACTTTGAACGATTTTTTTCTCTACACAGCAAAAGCACACTCCTTTCAGACGCAGGGTTATGTCTGGACTTCTGTCCACTTCTGCCTCTAATAGGGATAGGTCCAGTGCTCTTCAGCTGGGAAAACCGCCCTCAGTGGGTTTTATATCAGTTTCTGTAACAAGCAATACCAATGCTATGTGCCCTCTAGAGCGGAAAGCTGGGATTTCCCCATTTGTCAAAATATCACATGCACAAAACCCAGGCAGTGCTAACATAAGATGGTAAGATTCAAAAGGAAACCAGGCAAATGGAGTGGCCTACTCTCTCCTCTGTTTGGTGGGTTTTTAAGAGCTCAGTCTGCGCTTTGAAACTTGCAGCAATAACCATCTGCTTTCCCTTCCCCAGAGTCTATGAATGTAACAAGAGATGCAAATGCAACACAAACATGTGCACCAATCGCTTGGTACAACATGGACTCCAAGTCAGACTCCAGCTATTCAAGACTCAGAACAAAGGCTGGGGAATCCGCTGCCTTGATGATATTGCCAAGGGCTCTTTTGTCTGCATCTATGCAGGTACAGGTGCCATGCCGCAGTGGTACTGAATATCCACCTGGAAGTCCTTTGGTTAAAATCGGGCACGACTAACACAGATCTGTCTTATGAAATGTCTGCTCCTACTAGACTGGGCTGCTATCGCCAACAGTCACAGAAATCCTAAACTATCctttcttaaacaaaacaaatatttatgtaAAATGACACCGACATTCGGTTTTCTGTTCACGTCTGAAGCTCTGTAAAAAGAATTGTCACAAACCTCCTCGCGTGCATGTTAAACTCATTTAAGGATGCACTGCAGTTTCATCCCTGCTTTTCCCCGTAAACAAGGAAATACAGAAACCATGGTGACTGCGATGCCAGTATTGAGAAGTGAAGCATTTGCCTAGAGCGAAGGCTTCCCCTGTGGCATTAATTCAGCAGCATTGCACAGACATAGCTACCTGCTTCCTGTTTGTTTAAACAATCTAGCACTGGGTTGCCAATAACTGAGTGATGTTGCTACAGTGCTAGTTTCTTATACGAACTTGTGTTCTTGGCCTACGTGACTCCAGCTGTCATTGCCAGTACAGAGACTGGACACTCTGGCTAATCAGTTCTCTCTTCCGAGAGTCCCTGGCTGGGTAGGGCTTTCATGTAGTCATGAAAGTGCAGTaggtttaacaaaacaaaaaaagggccTTAAACAGGGCTAGGTTCTCCCTGCTGGCTTTACAGCTTGTTTCAGTGACCTGCCGGGGAAGCTCCGCAGTAGGGCAGATTGGAAATGCTGCCCCAGTGCCTCAGAGCCCTCACTCTCTGTGGGCTGGGCTTCCTGGCTGTACTATTTCCCATGACACACCATGGGCCCTCCTCTTGCTTGTGCttgcattgtgggagatgtagtccctCTGGGGATCCCAGCATGTAGAGGAGAATAGGGACATGAAGGTCCTGAACTGCAGCTCCCATGAGGCCTCGTGGTGGCATTTCAGATTAAAAGTTTTCTGTTTTCTGGTGTTTGGCTTTTTAACAAAGTTGAATTTTTCCATGGAAgccagatgctttttttttttttttccacttaaatTCTTGAGTCCAAACCCAATTATCCAATGAAAAATAGCTTCAGTGGAAAACTCTCCACCGGCCTTACTCAGCTGTTGTTATACTTCCAGCTCCCTGATTTGGGGGTCAACCAGGGTCATCTCAGGCACACCGAGCTGTTTTAACCCTCCTTGCCTTAGCCACAGGCATAGCCTGCTTTGTTTTCAGAGCATAGCTTGGGAGTAGACCCAGGCCTGTTTCCTTTTGAAGGGGTAACACACCCACTAAAGTTCATGCCGCGCTCGTTTTCCAGGGAAAATCCTGACGGACGACTTTGCCGACAAAGAAGGGCTGGAGATGGGGGACGAGTACTTCGCCAACCTGGATCACATTGAGAGCGTGGAGAACTTCAAGGAGGGCTACGAGAGCGATGCCAAGTGCTCCTCCGACAGCAGTGGCGTGGACCTGAAGGACGAAGAGGAAGAGAACACCGGCACCGAGGAGCAGGATGAGTCCAACGAGGACAGCTCTGACGACAACTTCTGCAAGGACGAGGATTTCAGCACCAGCTCGGTGTGGCGCAGCTATGCTACCCGCCGGCAGACCCGGGGCCAGAAGGAGAATGGCCTGTCTGAGACAGCCTCCAAGGACTCCGGCCTCACCAGGCAGATCAGCCACGACGAGGTCGCCATGACCGCCGCCTGCAAACTGCCTGTGTCTGAGGAGACCTCCAAAAACAAAGTGGCCTCATGGCTGAGCTCCAACAGCATGTCGGACAGCTTCCAGGACAATGATAGCGCCTCCTCGTTCAAGATGACCGAGGCCAGCGAGGTCAAGGCAGGCAAAGTGGAAGTCCTGGGTGATCGAGAGAAGCCCTCCACTTCTGGGCTTGGGGGCAAGGAGGCCTTTGGCTTGGATGCAGACTCAAAGATGCAGAAGAAGGAGGTAAGAGAGAGGCTGATGTGGTGATGCTCGAAGTACATGGCATTCCCAGTCGCTGGGGAGATGGAGCATCAGCACCCCTCTTTATAGATGAGGTGCAGAGGAGGGAAATGCCTGGACCAGCCATGCCATGCAGCATTCCTGGATCCCAAGGCTGTGTTCAGCTAGGCTACAATGCCATTTTGTACAGCCGGCCTCGCCTTGGTAtctgtgaagtagggaagcaTTCTCCTGATTGCCTGCGTGGGAAAACAGGCGCAGAGAAGGCAAGTGACATGCCCAGGGTCAAACAGGGAGGCTGTCActgagccagaaatagaacccaagacTTCAGTCCCAGGTCAGTGCCCCCTctgctagatcagtggttctcaaccaggggtttgAAGCCCCCTGGGGGGGCcctgagcaggtttcagaggggctgccaagcagggccagctgcATAGGTTGAAGCCCAGGCGGtgtgagccctgccacccggggctgaagccgaagcctgagcaatgtagcttcatgggggcccctgtggcataaggccccaggcaattgccctgcttgctaccccctaacaccggccctggcttttatatgcagaaaaccagttactgcatatggggcctcagaaagaaaaaggatgagaacccctgtgctagatcATCCTTCCTACAGCATACACGTTAAACTCATCCAAGGGAATTGCAGCATTGAGTAGAGAAGTATCAAAAGACCCAAGTACTAATTTACATAATACGTAATTACTTGGCCAAGCTGCAACTAACAGGAAGGGTAGAAGCATTGAGGGATTGGAGGGATCCAAGGGCTATTACTCGAAGGAATGGATgatattaagaaagggaaaaatgcaGGGAAGATTTAACAGTGAGATCTGTTgcactgtggaatagtctcctatGGGAAGGTGAAGTGTCCTATTGTAAGGTACTTAATCCCTGGAGGACAGATTTAAGGCCCAAACCTGTGCTGAGCAGTGTCAGTGGACTTTATGGAAATGAGATTGAAAGTTAAGCCCTTGTAGAAGGCTGGAAAGCCCCAGATGAAGGTATATCCGGTGGAAACCAGTCCCCAGAAGAGTCTCTCTTTATAGCACCTGGGTCTTATGGCTAGTGGGTTACAGTACTTCAGGTCTCTGAGGTGCCAGATCTATATTCACAGAAAGCGAAATGCAGCCTGCAGAAGAGGTGTTAACTGTCTCTTACTTTTTTCACTTTGTAGGAATCTGAAGAGCCAAACAAGCTTTCGCTGTAAGTGTTGAAATATTTGAATTTGAGTGAAACGTTGCAGTTTACCAGTGCTGTCTGGGTATCTTTACTGCCACAATCACTGTCGCGTGTAGATGCCTCCCCAGTAATTAAGCTAGCCTCTGTGTACAGCCAGTGAGGGAGGTCCATGGTAGCTGAGTGAGAAACCAGCTCCATGCCAACAGAGGGGGCCGGGAAAGCTGCTGCATTACTACCGAGGCTGGTGAAGCCCTTGCATGTTAGGCCATGGAACTGGACTGGCTAGATTAGCAAGTTATACAGTCAGGTGTGAGCATCTCTTATCTTCTCCAGTTCTGTGTTAGAAGCTCTCCTGGGCATCACTGTGTTTCCGAGTATCCCTAGGACAGGTGGGGGAGATGGCTAGGAAGCAGCGTGCGTGACTTATTTTGTTCTTGCCCCCTGCAGGGCATCTGAGACAGGCAAGGTGTATGGCTATAATCCAAGCCCTATGAAACTCGAGGGGATCCGGAGGCCACCAAGCAAGACGATCATGCATCAGAGCAAAAGGCACTTGGCTCCTCCTCAGCAAGCAGCTGACGTAAGAATCgtgctttagggcctgatctttgAAGACTGGCCTGTGCCTTGTGGGCTTTTTGGTTTGCACTGCAAAACGGCAGGCGGTGTGAGGCCCTCTTTAAACTCAAGAGCTTTACATGTTCCAGCCTGATTAAGAGCTAGCCCCCAGTCCAGTGGATTATGATTGCTAGTTCCTTGGGGTTACAGCTTTCCAGGGTTTGCTTTGAATTGCAGGCACCTGTATTTGGGTTTCGAAGGCTCTGGCTTGCTATGGTAAAGCAGCTGTAGTGACTTGGTCTAAATGGGGTGAGGGACTCTGCTGTGGGGACTCTTCCATGCGTGGTGTTCAGATGATTGCCAGAATTAGTGTTAAGAAGGAATTGTCCCTAGGGCACATTGACAGGGACCGTAGGTTTCCTTATGCCTTCCCCTAGGACACTGAGCATCTGTTTGGGTCAGATAGACCTGATGTGGTTGATCTCTCGCAATTCCAGCGAGCGTGGATGGATCTTGGCGCTTCCTTATTTCTTTTTGTAAGAGATCGTTCACTCCAGGCTGCACGACAACCACTTGTGTTCTGTGATCCTTAGCTCTTTGTGTGTGTCATATATTTCATACAACATTGGGCACtgaatttggggttttttaaatcaaaacacttTCTGCATCGTTAACTCCTAATTGCAGAACATAAAAAAGGAAGCTAATCAAATCAGCCCTTGTTGCTATTATAAAAGTTGATGAAATCAAACTTCTGACCATTAGTGGTCATTAAAGAACTTATTTCACGCAGCGAGGGGAGGCGTGTTACCTCCCAGTGTTCTGGTCAAATTCCACCTTGGAGTTACTAACCAGCCTCTCTgatttccccctgcagtttcaaccTGAACATTATTCTTTTCCCATTTAATAAACTGTGGACTGTAGTGCTGCTTTGTGCTGTTAGCTGCCACAtaccacctcagaggtggctaaAATCCTTCCTGTCCAAATAGTCTTCAAGACAAAAGTTGCTATAGAAATTTTTTGAAGGCTCTAGGCCTGTTCATCAGGGTTCCAGGAcccagggttctgttcctgccttttccgtgtgtgtatttaaaatgaCTTCCCAAGGGTATCAGAAGCTTTAATGAATGAAAGGGCTTTGATAGTTGCTGAAAGGTTCTATAGAAAGGCACAATATTTAAGCACAGCTCCTTGGAGAAAGGGGAATTAATTCTCTCCGAGGCTTTAGCAGCATGCTGGAGAAGGTAAAACGATGCTTTTGGCCTGCATTGCAACCCCTCTGAGACGCTGGTACACGTGCCTGTTTCCAGGATGTGCTGACACTGTCAAGTAGCACGGACAGCGAGGGGGAGAATGGCCAGCCGGCAGCAGGACAAGCGCAGGGCAACACGAATGATAGTGATGACATCCAGACGATTTCCTCTGGCTCCGAGGAAGAGGACATCGATGATAAAAAGAATTCCTCTTCCGGGCTAGGTAAGTGCAGCAGGGGCATTTGGTGAAGGACTAATGGGATTGAACAGGGAGCTCTGTACAGAGAAGCGATGGGAGGTGTTGATAACATGATGACAAATGTGTCTCCAGTGCCCTGGGCAGACCAGCTGTTTCTACACGTTACACTGGTCCCAGTGCAGCTGACTACAGACTAAATTCTAATTGAGGGCTAAAGTTTCTCAAAGTGactggttttgggtgcccaacttgagacactttaaagggacCTGACTTCAGGTGGGTGCTCGGCccttcctgaaaatcaggcccctcacaatgggcacccaaaattactcCTCAGTCTGGAAAACTTTAGGCCTGAGATTCTGAAGAAAGAGCTATTTGTTTTTCTGTGGATTTCTGGGCATGGGCTGGCATTGAGCAGGGATTCCAGGATCCCTGGGTCCCAGCTTCAGAGAGGATTCAGGATTTTGTCCCAGCTCTAGAAGCTGAATCCTGAATGGTTTGAGTCTTGGCTGAAACAGGACAGTTTGTTAGCAGGCAGCGCTGGTTGAGTTGAACTGATTTCAGCTCACCAGCTACCCGCTAAAGTACCGTCACTGTCTTCGACCCCTTTAAGAAAGTGAGAGGAAACCTCGCGGTGATGATTTCTCTGATTTGGCAGGTCCCATTAAAAGGCAAGTGGCAGTGAAGTCCACACGAGGTTTTGCCCTCAAATCGACTCACGGGATTGCCATAAAGTCGACCAATATGGCATCAGCTGACAAGGGGGAGAACATGCTCGTGCGCAAAAACACCCGCCAGTTTTATGACGGCGAAGAGTCCTGCTATATCATTGATGCCAAACTCGAAGGGAACCTCGGCCGTTACCTCAATGTGAGTTCCCTCTTCTTGCGCGCTCTCCTAGGCAGTGCTGTGCATGTGTCCTCTCGGAGCATCAACAGTGCTGTCTGGCTCTCGGCTTCTGTTTGATTTGAGCAAATGTTGCACCGGAGTTTCACTTCTCTTAGGTAGCCTTGTGGGGCCGAATCAAGTTCCCCATTTGCCATACTTCGAACTTCAGCCCTGTCCCGGAGGGTTTCCTCCGGCTGACACGGTTAGGTGGGAGACCAGTGACTGCCAGTTCTGGTGGCTATTAAGTCAACACCTATCCCCTAGGGACCGAACTGAGTTCGGTGTCGCTTCAAACATCCGTTACCGAGCTGTCCCAGTGCAGGGTGCTGGActtgacctctccaggtcccgcCCAGCCCTTTAGTTCTGTGATTTAAAGGTGAACATTAACCTGCAGCTTGTCTGCTTTAGGTTTGTCGCTCTGTGCTCGACTCTAGACCAGCTTAGCAAGGAAGTGAAACCTGTCAAAGCAGCTGCTCCACAGTGGAGCGTATTTGCTCTTGATGTTGGGTGGGGGATGGAAATGCCGGAGTTGAAGATGGATGCGAAGTGCGgttgtgtgacacacacacattacagacTCTGCAGGCTCTTCATCTATTACAGGACAGAACGT
The sequence above is a segment of the Chelonia mydas isolate rCheMyd1 chromosome 24, rCheMyd1.pri.v2, whole genome shotgun sequence genome. Coding sequences within it:
- the SETDB1 gene encoding histone-lysine N-methyltransferase SETDB1 isoform X8, whose translation is MEVIEIPDEDDDDVMSIDSGETSNRISKDQTLLREAMAAMRKSAQDVQKFMEAVNKKTNAQDLQKDGLSSPPSSVGASQQVSSALAGSDLSNDGDLVVGMRILGKKRTKTWHKGILIAIQAVGAGKKFKVKFDNKGKSLLSGNHIAYDYHPSAEKLYVGSRVVAKYKDGNQVWLYAGIVAETPNMKNKLRFLIFFDDGYASYVTQSELYPICRPLKKTWEDIEDVSCRDFIEEYISAYPNRPMVLLKSGQLIKTEWEGTWWKSRVEEVDGSLVKILFLTDAVNVTMFSLPQDDKRCEWIYRGSTRLEPMFSMKTSTASALEKKQGGQMRTRPNVGAVRSKGPVVQYTQELTGTSTQFKPIEQIQAMSLAAPSVSPQPAEMESPESQLAQSRKQVAKKSTSFRPGSVGSGHSSPVSPVLSETPPMGKAAVNQQYRGSYSSGQPGSSAVQPFHGMMDRVPNEPSYRAPMEKLFYLPHVCSYTCLSRVRPIRSDQYRSKNPLLIPLLYDFRRMTARRRVNRKMGFHVIYKTPCGLCLRTMQEIERYIFETDCDFLFLEMFCLDPYVLVDRKFQPYKPFYYIADITKGKEDVPLSCVNEIDTTPPPQVAYSKERIPGKGVYINTGWEFLVGCDCKDGCRDKSKCACHQLTVQATGCTPGGQINPNSGYQHKRLEECLPTGVYECNKRCKCNTNMCTNRLVQHGLQVRLQLFKTQNKGWGIRCLDDIAKGSFVCIYAGKILTDDFADKEGLEMGDEYFANLDHIESVENFKEGYESDAKCSSDSSGVDLKDEEEENTGTEEQDESNEDSSDDNFCKDEDFSTSSVWRSYATRRQTRGQKENGLSETASKDSGLTRQISHDEVAMTAACKLPVSEETSKNKVASWLSSNSMSDSFQDNDSASSFKMTEASEVKAGKVEVLGDREKPSTSGLGGKEAFGLDADSKMQKKEESEEPNKLSLASETGKVYGYNPSPMKLEGIRRPPSKTIMHQSKRHLAPPQQAADDVLTLSSSTDSEGENGQPAAGQAQGNTNDSDDIQTISSGSEEEDIDDKKNSSSGLGPIKRQVAVKSTRGFALKSTHGIAIKSTNMASADKGENMLVRKNTRQFYDGEESCYIIDAKLEGNLGRYLNHSCSPNLFVQNVFVDTHDLRFPWVAFFASKRIRAGTELTWDYNYEVGSVEGKELLCCCGAIECRGRLL